Below is a genomic region from Actinomadura sp. NAK00032.
CTCGGCGCCGCGGGCGGTCGCGCGGCTCAGCCCCGACCGCTTGTGCTGGCGCAGCGAGACGTAGCCGACCTCGACGCCGTCCGCCGCCGCCCGCTCGTACGCGGTCGGGACCGGCTGGAACACCGCCGGATCCGGGTCGTCGTCCTTCCAGTGCAGGCAGTTCAGCAGCCGGCCGGTGCCGGGCACCGCGACCTGCAGCCCCAGCAGCCCGTGCCCGCCGGGCGGCGCACCCGTCGCCAGCGAGGCCAGGCTGGTGACCGTCGTCGCCGGGAACCCGGCCGTGATCGGGCCGCCGTCCATCGCGTTCAGGAAGGGGGCCTCGTCCGGATGCGCCCTGAGCTGCTCCCAGCCGAGCCCGTCCACGAGCAGGACGCACGCGCGCGGCAGCTCGGGCAGCCCCAGCACGTTCACCGCGCCGGGGACGCCGAGCGCCGCCAGCACCGACCCGGGAAGATCGGCGAGCGCCCCCGCCCCGTACCGAGGTACCGGAACCTCCATCACCGAGCGGTCGCCGCCGAGAGCTCCTCCGCGAACGCCAGGACCTGGGTGACCGCGTCGGCGCCGTCGGCGGCCTCGCTGACTCGCAGGGACAGGTCGTCGGCGGTGACGCTGCCGGTGTAGCCGTGGTCGGCCTCGCAGTTCTCGTCGCCGCACGTGGCGGGTTCGAGGTCGATGTGCGCGATCGCGCCCCAGCCGATGGTCAGCACGACCTCGGTGGGCGGGACGCCCGGCACGTAGGACGCGGGGTCCGGGACGACGCGGGTCACCGCGACCGACTGGACGCGTTCCAGCTTGACGGCCTCGGTGGTGGTGGACGCGTGCGGCTGGGCCATCCCCTCGCCGGGCGGGTGCTCGTCGGTGTGGCACACCAGCAGCCGGGTCGCGGACAGCACGAGCACCGTGACGTGCCGCCGCACCTCCATCGCGGGGTCGAAGGTCGCCTCGTGGTGCACGACGTAGGCGACGACGGGCTCGTCGCCGACGGCCGACTCGACCGCGTCCGCGACCAGGGCCGGGTAGTAACCGCTGCGCTCGATCGCCGTGCGCAACCCGCTTGCGGTCGCTCGGGTTTCCCTCATGGCCCCATCCTGCCCTGTCCGTGGCGGCCGCGCACATGACGGCCCGGCGCGCGGTCATTCGCGCGCCCGCGGGGTAGGTGGGGGGCATGGACGAGCATCCACTGCCGACCCCGCCGCCGGTGCCGCCGCCCACCCCGGACCCGGCCCCCACGCCGGAGCCGCCGGTGCCTCCCGAACCGCCGCCCGGCCCCTATCCGGGCCCGCCGCCGCGGCCGCCCGGGCCCGTCCCGCCGGGTCCGTCGCCCGAACCGGTCCCGCCGGGGCCGCCGCCGGAGCCCACACCGCCCGGCCCGGCGCCGGAGCCGACGCCGCCCGCGCCGCCGCCCGAGCCGATCCCGCCGGGGCCGGAGCCCGACCCCGTCCCGCCGACCCCGGAACCGCGCCCGCCCGGCCCGCCGGGCTGATCGCGGCTCGCACTCACAGGCGGCGGGGGCCCATCTCGGCGCGGGGGCCGAGGGGGCGCTCCAGCGTCAGCCTCACCGCGCGCACCGTGACGCCGCGGCCGTCCACCATGACGGGGTCCAGCTCCAGGCGCGCCACCTCGGGGAGGTCGTAGCCGAGCCGCGACGCGCGCAGCAGCAGCTGTTCGAGGGCCTTGACGTCCACGGGTTCGGCGCCCCGGTGGCCGAGCAGCAGCGGCGCCGTGCGGATCGCGCGGATCATCTCGGCGGCGTCCACGTCCGCGAGCGGGGACAGCCGGTAGGCGCGGTCGTCGAGCAGCTCGGCGGTCTCGTCGGCGATGCCGAACGAGATGAGCGCGCCGAACGAGCGGTCCTCGCGGACGACGACGCGGGTCGGCACCCCGTCCCCGCCTTCGGCGACGTCGATGCCGTAGCAGGCGAGCAGCTCCGCCGCCTTCTCGGCCGGGACGTCCACCGGGCCGCCGTCGCCGAGCCAGTCCGCGACGAGCACGCGGGCGCGGTCGCGGTCGACGTCCTCGAACACCGGCATGCGGCCGGCGGGGCGCCGCCGCCACTGCGCGTACCGGATCACGTAGGCGAGCGCGCGGACGGCGTCCTCCGGCGAGGTGTAGGACGGCACCGAGCCCTCGGCGGGCATCCCGTCCGGGCCGGGGACGCGCAGGTCGGCGGGCATGCCCTCGGTGCCCAGGTAGGTCGCGACGACGGGCTTGCCGGCGCCGGCGGCGAGCCGGAGCATCTTCTCCGGGACGCGCACGTCGTAGCCGCCGATCGTCGGCGGGGTGAACAGCGCCACGACCGCGTCCACCGTGTCGTCGGCGAGCGCGGCGGCGAGGGCGGCCTCGTAGTCGTCGGCGTCCGCGCCGGGGCCGAGGTCGATGCGCGGCCTGACCTGCAGCCCGAGCGCCACCGCCTCGTCCTGCGCGAGCAGCCCGAGCGAGTTGGAGTTGTCGATGATCGCGATGCGGTCCCCGGCGGGGAGGGGCTGGTAGGCCAGCACCTGCGCGACGTCGAACAGCTCGGCGAGGTCCTCGACCCGGATGACGCCGGCCTGCTCGAACAGCGCGCTGACCGCGTGGTCGGGCAGCGTGAGCGCGCGCGCCGCGTGCCCCAGCGGGACGCCCTGGGTGCTGCGGCCGCTCTTCACCGCGACGATCGGCTTGCGGCGGCCCAGCCTGCGCGCCAGCCGCGCGAACTTGCGGGGGTTGCCCAGCGACTCCAGGTACAGCAGGACGGCCTTGGTCGCCGGGTCCTCCTCCCAGTACTGCATGAGGTCGTTGCCGGAGACGTCCGCCCTGTTGCCCGCGGACACGAAGGTGGACAGGCCGAGGCCGCGTTCGGCCGTCCGCTGCAAGATGGCGATGCCGAGCGCACCGGATTGGGAGAAGAAACCGACCGGCCCGCGTCCCGGCATGGTCGGCGCCAGGGTCGCGTTGAGCCGCACGTCAGTGTCGGTGTTGGCGATCCCCAGGCAGTTGGGGCCCACGACACGCATTCCATACGCGCGCGCGAGGCTGACGAGTTCCTTCTGGTTGGCGCGCCCTTCCTCGCCGACCTCACCGAAGCCGGACGAGACCACGACCAGGCCCCGCACGCCCTTGGCCGCGCACTGCTCCACGACCTCGTGGACGGTGTCGGCACGGACGGCGACGACCGCGAGATCCACATCGTCCGGGATGTCCAGGACGGACGCGTACGCGCGCACCCCCGCCACGGCGACCGCCGTCGGATGCACCGGGTACACCGGCCCGCTGAAGTCACCGGACAGCA
It encodes:
- a CDS encoding DUF5998 family protein, coding for MRETRATASGLRTAIERSGYYPALVADAVESAVGDEPVVAYVVHHEATFDPAMEVRRHVTVLVLSATRLLVCHTDEHPPGEGMAQPHASTTTEAVKLERVQSVAVTRVVPDPASYVPGVPPTEVVLTIGWGAIAHIDLEPATCGDENCEADHGYTGSVTADDLSLRVSEAADGADAVTQVLAFAEELSAATAR
- a CDS encoding GNAT family N-acetyltransferase — protein: MTERYPDQWEADVVLSDGGTAHLRPIRPDDAELLRSFHERLSPESIYYRFFSPRPHLSDRDVEHFTTVDHDRRVALIATIAGVMVAVVRYDRLSDRPETAEVAFLVEDAHQGRGLGAVLLEHIAAAARERGVRRFVASVLPDNRRMTRVFREAGYQAEQRFEEGVIELVLDLEPTDTSLEVMTAREHRAESRSIQRLLFPGSVAVIGASRAEHSVGQTVLRNLLSGDFSGPVYPVHPTAVAVAGVRAYASVLDIPDDVDLAVVAVRADTVHEVVEQCAAKGVRGLVVVSSGFGEVGEEGRANQKELVSLARAYGMRVVGPNCLGIANTDTDVRLNATLAPTMPGRGPVGFFSQSGALGIAILQRTAERGLGLSTFVSAGNRADVSGNDLMQYWEEDPATKAVLLYLESLGNPRKFARLARRLGRRKPIVAVKSGRSTQGVPLGHAARALTLPDHAVSALFEQAGVIRVEDLAELFDVAQVLAYQPLPAGDRIAIIDNSNSLGLLAQDEAVALGLQVRPRIDLGPGADADDYEAALAAALADDTVDAVVALFTPPTIGGYDVRVPEKMLRLAAGAGKPVVATYLGTEGMPADLRVPGPDGMPAEGSVPSYTSPEDAVRALAYVIRYAQWRRRPAGRMPVFEDVDRDRARVLVADWLGDGGPVDVPAEKAAELLACYGIDVAEGGDGVPTRVVVREDRSFGALISFGIADETAELLDDRAYRLSPLADVDAAEMIRAIRTAPLLLGHRGAEPVDVKALEQLLLRASRLGYDLPEVARLELDPVMVDGRGVTVRAVRLTLERPLGPRAEMGPRRL